Proteins encoded in a region of the Rhodococcus sp. SBT000017 genome:
- a CDS encoding wax ester/triacylglycerol synthase family O-acyltransferase: MATRLTAQDASFYFLEASSSPMHLGSLAIFRTPRSGFSYDRLLSLVEQRLALVPRYRQKVREVAFGLARPVWVDDADFDITYHIRRSALPKPGSDDQLHDLIARLTSRPLDRTRPLWEMYLVEGLSKNRFAVFTKSHSALVDGEHALDIGQVILDASKNPPPMAEELWMPAREPKDSALVIDALTELVVRPGESVEALRGAVHGAAGVAGEALRAAAKVAAVLRTATQSAPSSPLNAPISRNRRFAVAKTELADYRRIHNRFDCSINDVVLAVVTGALRNWLLSRGEPVTASSTVRAMVPMSVYVSADRVGFGDAADRPVEPAEEDRSEVSSFLVDLPVGESNAVVRLSHIAHATEAHAKQSRGVTAQTLMRISGFAPASLHAMGARAGSRLSQRVFNLIVTNAPGPQFPLYVGGARMLEMYPVSPLFENQAMSIGLTSYDGYVFFGLNADRGAMPDVDVVTALLHEALEELVDASNESRV; this comes from the coding sequence ATGGCGACCAGGCTGACAGCGCAGGATGCGTCGTTCTACTTTCTCGAGGCCAGTAGCAGCCCTATGCACCTCGGGTCGCTCGCCATCTTCCGGACTCCGCGCAGTGGATTCAGCTACGACCGACTGCTGTCGTTGGTCGAGCAACGGTTGGCATTGGTTCCCCGGTACCGGCAGAAGGTGCGTGAGGTCGCCTTCGGTCTGGCCCGGCCGGTGTGGGTCGACGACGCGGATTTCGACATCACCTACCACATCCGCCGATCGGCACTACCCAAGCCGGGTTCGGACGATCAGTTGCACGATCTGATCGCGCGGCTGACCTCGCGCCCACTCGATCGCACTCGGCCGCTGTGGGAGATGTACCTGGTCGAGGGGTTGTCGAAGAATCGCTTCGCCGTCTTCACCAAGTCCCACTCGGCGCTGGTCGACGGCGAACACGCGCTCGACATCGGTCAGGTCATCCTGGATGCGAGCAAGAATCCACCGCCGATGGCCGAGGAACTCTGGATGCCTGCGCGCGAGCCCAAGGATTCGGCGTTGGTCATCGATGCGCTGACCGAGTTGGTGGTACGTCCGGGGGAGAGCGTCGAGGCTCTGCGCGGCGCGGTCCACGGGGCTGCCGGTGTCGCGGGTGAAGCCTTGCGGGCCGCAGCGAAGGTCGCGGCGGTGCTGCGCACCGCGACCCAGAGTGCACCGTCGAGTCCGCTGAACGCCCCGATCTCGCGAAACCGCAGATTCGCGGTGGCCAAGACCGAGCTCGCCGACTACCGCAGAATTCACAACAGGTTCGACTGCTCGATCAACGACGTGGTGCTCGCTGTCGTCACCGGGGCACTGCGCAATTGGTTGCTCTCTCGGGGCGAGCCCGTGACGGCCTCCTCGACGGTGCGGGCCATGGTGCCCATGTCGGTGTACGTCTCGGCCGATCGGGTCGGTTTCGGAGATGCGGCCGACCGGCCGGTCGAGCCGGCCGAGGAAGATCGCAGCGAGGTCTCGTCGTTTCTGGTCGATCTGCCCGTCGGTGAATCGAATGCCGTGGTGCGGCTCTCGCACATTGCGCACGCCACCGAGGCGCACGCCAAACAGAGTCGCGGAGTCACTGCACAGACACTGATGCGCATCTCCGGATTCGCCCCGGCGAGCCTGCACGCGATGGGTGCGCGAGCGGGCAGTCGGCTCTCTCAGCGGGTGTTCAATCTGATCGTCACCAACGCACCAGGACCCCAGTTCCCGCTGTACGTGGGCGGTGCGCGCATGCTCGAGATGTATCCGGTGTCGCCGCTGTTCGAGAACCAGGCGATGAGCATCGGGTTGACGTCCTACGACGGCTACGTGTTCTTCGGGCTCAATGCCGATAGAGGTGCCATGCCGGACGTGGACGTCGTCACGGCGCTTCTGCACGAGGCGCTGGAAGAGTTGGTCGACGCCAGCAACGAATCGAGAGTGTGA
- a CDS encoding Rv3235 family protein → MSVIESSDPPDIPDTSATGPRLRAEHHCFLSRAAPFEPPLSSGAVHTWDPAAATEPRPARHRPSVRSTRSRPRAEPPGRPPVPVDARSSADRAMRMMIEVIDRRRSADQLAPLFTASMIDLVRTIVRNPPPGRRLGFAAVRRVHVAYRSDVSAEIFGSYTRGPRTFAFAGRIELAIDPRRPGWTVTSLRVG, encoded by the coding sequence GTGAGTGTCATCGAATCGAGCGACCCGCCGGACATCCCGGACACGTCGGCCACGGGCCCGCGACTCCGCGCCGAACATCATTGCTTTCTCTCGCGTGCCGCTCCGTTCGAGCCGCCGCTCAGCTCCGGCGCCGTGCACACGTGGGACCCGGCGGCAGCCACCGAACCGCGGCCGGCCCGCCACCGACCATCCGTACGCAGCACCCGTTCTCGACCACGCGCCGAGCCTCCCGGCCGGCCACCGGTGCCCGTCGATGCACGTTCGAGTGCCGACCGCGCGATGCGCATGATGATCGAGGTGATCGATCGACGACGCAGCGCAGACCAGCTGGCGCCGTTGTTCACTGCCTCGATGATCGATCTGGTGCGGACCATAGTGCGGAACCCGCCGCCGGGCAGACGACTCGGATTCGCAGCAGTGCGACGAGTCCACGTGGCGTATCGGTCGGATGTCTCGGCGGAGATCTTCGGCTCCTACACCCGCGGCCCGCGCACGTTCGCCTTCGCAGGCCGAATCGAGCTGGCGATCGACCCGCGCCGCCCCGGGTGGACGGTCACGTCGCTGCGAGTGGGGTGA